One window from the genome of Dehalococcoidia bacterium encodes:
- a CDS encoding radical SAM protein: MPAVAEVQARSILTKTGGFLDSFDYSLNPYRGCAFGCGYCYAASWVYDTAERERWGRWLQAKTNAAALLAKAAARGKLAGARIFMSSVTDPYQPQEKHAGITRACLEVLAANPPALLFLQTRSPLVTRDIDLLRRLGSSVLVGMSITTDREEVRRALEPACAPIAARVAAVRAVREAGIPTIASVAPLLPCDPDGLAALLDGAVDSVVVSTFRDDGGAGAKTRPAAYALLHERGWAPAWLAEGYERPVVAALRRRLGDVVTVGQAGFNVARP; encoded by the coding sequence ATGCCAGCCGTCGCCGAGGTGCAGGCCCGCTCGATCCTGACGAAGACGGGCGGCTTCCTCGACAGCTTCGACTACTCGCTGAACCCCTACCGCGGCTGCGCCTTCGGCTGCGGCTACTGCTACGCGGCGAGCTGGGTCTACGACACGGCCGAGCGCGAGCGGTGGGGCCGCTGGCTGCAGGCGAAGACGAACGCCGCGGCGCTGCTGGCGAAGGCGGCGGCGCGGGGCAAGCTCGCCGGCGCCCGCATCTTCATGTCTTCCGTGACCGACCCCTATCAACCGCAGGAGAAGCACGCCGGCATCACCCGCGCCTGTCTCGAAGTGCTGGCGGCCAATCCGCCGGCGCTGCTCTTCCTGCAAACACGCTCGCCGCTGGTGACGCGCGACATCGACCTCTTGCGGCGGCTGGGAAGCAGCGTGCTGGTGGGCATGAGCATCACCACCGACCGCGAAGAGGTGCGCCGGGCGCTGGAGCCGGCCTGCGCCCCGATCGCCGCGCGCGTGGCCGCGGTCCGCGCGGTTCGCGAGGCTGGCATCCCCACGATCGCCAGTGTGGCGCCACTGCTGCCCTGCGATCCCGACGGCCTGGCCGCGCTGCTCGACGGCGCCGTGGATAGCGTGGTCGTCTCGACCTTCCGCGACGACGGCGGCGCCGGCGCGAAGACGCGCCCCGCCGCCTATGCGCTGCTGCACGAGCGCGGCTGGGCGCCGGCCTGGCTGGCGGAGGGCTATGAGCGCCCCGTCGTGGCCGCGCTGCGCCGTCGCCTGGGCGACGTGGTCACCGTCGGTCAGGCGGGCTTCAACGTGGCGAGGCCGTAG
- a CDS encoding AAA family ATPase, with protein sequence MPRLDGFTPLVGRIRELSVLRARLAAACNGTGGGLLLSGEAGIGKSRLVTEAADEAVAHGFHTLTGNCFTHDRSLPYAPLLDLLRGVCTGLGPDDLAQLLGPTAPELVALMPELTARLPGVAPLPLLGAEQERRRLFQALVEFFTRQAARQPLLVALEDLHWSDETSLEFLPTLIRRIEAQPILLLLTCRTHEAPPALAALLADVKRLRLADELGLAPLTPAETAAMVRAVRGDAGPPRAAILDQIYDLSEGNPFFIEEILREALVREETVHEARSGWPTIGAAEQPAVPRSIQAMVRRRVGDLSGPAREVLLLAAVAGRRVDFALLQELTGSGERELLQALRELIAAHLIVEESGDRFAFRHALTQQAVAAELLVRERRALHGRVAAALLQHAPAAGEERLADLAYHCTLAERWAEALEYGRRAGERAQALHAPRAAVEQFSRAIEAARRLGSTPAAALYRARGRAHETLGEFDLALTDLEAALDVAVRGADRRAEWQALIDLGFLWSSRNYGRTGEFFRRALALARELDDPATLGHSLNRLGNWHVNLDEPWLGLPYHEEALAIFTGLDDRRGIAETLDLIGLTQTGNADLPHAATCLDEAAALFRAEDDRTALVTCLTMRQACDHTYETATMVPAAFPDAEYTRPAREALAIARANGLRSDEPFALFMLAQSLGVRGQYATALSLAREALTIAEEMGHGQWRTGAHYVLGALSLDLLDLPAALWQLEQAVTLANEIGSLIWLRISAGQLGLACVAAGELARAEAVLDAALGADQLVETVGGRPVRLGRAALALARGEPERALHTVERLIASAPHAQETPIPRLCLLRGEVLAALNRLPEAAAALAEAEATAATLGLRPLLWRILAAAGRVHWAAGHRAAARTAFSTARRLIDELAAPLSAELRATFLRGALALLPEAPRTAEPLARSLLPDGLSPREAEVLRLLAGGHDNRAIAQTLVLSERTVEGHIANIYAKIGAAGRAARATATAYALRHGLVEA encoded by the coding sequence GGGCATCGGCAAGTCGCGCCTCGTTACCGAGGCCGCGGACGAGGCCGTCGCACATGGCTTCCACACGCTGACGGGCAACTGCTTCACCCACGATCGCTCATTGCCATATGCGCCGCTGCTCGACCTGCTGCGCGGCGTCTGCACCGGCCTCGGGCCGGATGATCTGGCTCAACTATTGGGCCCCACCGCGCCGGAACTGGTTGCGCTTATGCCCGAGCTGACGGCACGGCTGCCCGGCGTGGCGCCGCTTCCGTTGCTCGGCGCCGAGCAAGAGAGGCGACGCCTCTTCCAGGCGCTGGTCGAGTTCTTCACCCGGCAAGCAGCCCGGCAGCCATTACTCGTCGCGCTGGAGGATCTGCACTGGAGCGACGAGACGAGCCTGGAGTTCCTGCCAACGCTGATCCGCCGGATCGAGGCACAGCCGATCCTGCTACTCCTCACCTGCCGCACCCACGAGGCGCCGCCCGCACTCGCGGCGCTGCTCGCGGACGTGAAGCGGCTGCGCCTGGCCGACGAGTTAGGGCTGGCGCCGCTCACGCCGGCCGAGACCGCGGCGATGGTCCGCGCCGTGCGGGGCGATGCTGGCCCGCCACGCGCTGCCATACTCGATCAGATCTACGACCTGAGCGAAGGGAACCCGTTCTTCATCGAAGAGATCCTGCGCGAGGCGCTTGTGCGCGAAGAGACCGTGCATGAGGCGCGTTCGGGATGGCCGACGATCGGCGCCGCGGAGCAGCCGGCAGTACCACGATCGATCCAGGCCATGGTGCGTCGTCGTGTAGGCGATCTGAGCGGGCCGGCGCGCGAGGTGCTGCTGCTTGCCGCGGTGGCCGGCCGGCGCGTCGACTTCGCCCTGCTGCAGGAGCTGACTGGCAGCGGCGAGCGCGAGTTGCTGCAGGCGCTGCGCGAGCTGATCGCCGCGCATCTGATCGTCGAGGAGTCGGGCGACCGTTTCGCCTTTCGCCACGCGCTGACACAGCAGGCTGTGGCCGCGGAGCTGCTGGTGCGCGAGCGTCGCGCCCTGCACGGCCGCGTCGCCGCGGCACTCTTGCAGCACGCGCCGGCCGCCGGGGAAGAACGTCTGGCGGACCTGGCCTACCACTGCACGCTGGCCGAGCGCTGGGCGGAGGCGCTGGAGTACGGCCGCCGTGCCGGCGAGCGGGCACAGGCGCTGCACGCCCCGCGCGCCGCCGTCGAGCAGTTTTCCCGCGCGATCGAGGCGGCCCGCCGGCTCGGCAGCACACCGGCGGCTGCGCTCTACCGCGCCCGCGGCCGGGCACACGAGACGTTGGGCGAGTTCGACCTCGCCCTCACCGATCTCGAGGCGGCGCTCGATGTGGCGGTGCGCGGGGCCGACCGTCGGGCCGAATGGCAGGCGCTGATCGACCTCGGCTTCCTCTGGTCCTCGCGCAACTACGGCCGCACGGGCGAGTTTTTCCGTCGCGCCCTGGCACTCGCCCGCGAGCTGGACGACCCGGCGACGCTGGGGCACAGCCTCAACCGCCTGGGCAACTGGCACGTGAACCTCGATGAGCCGTGGCTGGGGCTGCCCTACCACGAGGAGGCGCTGGCGATCTTCACCGGGCTGGACGATCGGCGTGGCATCGCCGAGACGCTCGATCTGATCGGTCTGACGCAGACCGGCAACGCCGATTTGCCCCATGCGGCCACCTGCCTCGACGAGGCCGCGGCACTGTTCCGCGCGGAGGACGACCGCACGGCCCTGGTCACCTGCCTGACGATGCGGCAAGCCTGCGATCACACGTACGAAACGGCAACGATGGTGCCCGCCGCCTTTCCGGACGCCGAGTACACCCGCCCGGCGCGCGAGGCGCTCGCCATCGCACGGGCCAATGGCCTGCGCAGCGACGAACCGTTCGCGCTGTTCATGCTCGCCCAATCGCTCGGCGTACGGGGTCAATACGCGACGGCGCTGTCGCTCGCGCGGGAGGCACTCACAATCGCGGAGGAGATGGGGCACGGGCAGTGGCGCACCGGCGCACACTACGTGCTCGGCGCGCTGAGCCTCGACCTGCTGGATCTGCCGGCCGCGCTGTGGCAGCTCGAACAGGCCGTGACGCTTGCGAACGAGATCGGCTCGCTGATCTGGCTGCGTATCTCCGCGGGGCAGCTTGGCCTGGCCTGCGTTGCGGCGGGCGAGCTGGCACGAGCCGAGGCCGTGCTGGACGCAGCGCTGGGCGCCGATCAGCTCGTGGAGACGGTCGGTGGACGGCCCGTCCGGCTCGGTCGCGCCGCGCTGGCGCTGGCCCGCGGTGAGCCGGAGCGGGCGCTGCACACGGTCGAGCGGCTGATCGCGTCGGCGCCCCACGCCCAGGAGACCCCGATCCCGCGGCTCTGCCTGCTGCGTGGCGAGGTGCTGGCGGCGCTCAACCGCTTGCCTGAAGCAGCCGCCGCGCTGGCGGAGGCCGAGGCGACCGCCGCGACGCTGGGTTTGCGGCCACTGCTCTGGCGCATTCTGGCCGCCGCCGGCCGCGTGCACTGGGCTGCTGGCCACCGCGCCGCGGCCCGCACGGCCTTCAGTACCGCGCGAAGGCTGATCGACGAGCTGGCGGCGCCGCTGTCCGCGGAGCTGCGCGCGACGTTCCTGCGCGGCGCCCTGGCGCTGCTGCCCGAGGCGCCGCGCACGGCCGAACCGCTGGCTCGATCGCTGCTACCGGACGGGCTCAGCCCGCGCGAGGCCGAGGTGCTGCGTCTCCTCGCCGGCGGGCACGACAACCGCGCGATCGCGCAGACGCTCGTACTGAGCGAGCGCACCGTCGAGGGGCACATCGCCAACATTTACGCCAAGATCGGCGCCGCTGGCCGCGCCGCCCGCGCCACGGCGACCGCCTACGCCTTGCGCCACGGTTTGGTGGAGGCCTAG
- a CDS encoding class I SAM-dependent methyltransferase produces MTTEAAIDQVKLEAFVGKALGDTSGLMTTVLAAIGDRLGLFKNLAAHGPATSAELASRTGTNERYAREWLGGMASAGYLEYDPTSGRFTLPPEHAPVLAQETGPVFFGGVHQEILGALPVVPHVIEAFRRGGGVPQSAYGDDFYEGIERFTAGWFENLLLPVWLPTVPAAQAKLERGCRVADVGCGRGKALTALAQAYPSARYTGYDMHGPTIARATANATAAGVADRVTFVQLDAAHGLPEQYDLITTFDVVHDAVDPRGLLRSIRHALKPNGLYLCLEINCSERLEENAGPLGALFYGFSVLYCMTSSLAGGGEGLGTTGLPEPTLQALCKEAGFGSVERVPLENPFNSLYVAKP; encoded by the coding sequence GTGACTACCGAAGCGGCGATCGATCAGGTTAAGCTGGAAGCATTTGTGGGGAAGGCGCTGGGTGATACGAGCGGCCTGATGACAACCGTGCTAGCCGCCATCGGCGATCGGCTTGGCCTCTTCAAAAATCTGGCCGCGCACGGCCCCGCGACGAGCGCCGAGCTGGCCTCACGCACGGGTACGAACGAGCGCTACGCCCGCGAGTGGCTCGGCGGCATGGCCAGCGCTGGTTACCTGGAGTACGACCCAACGAGCGGCCGCTTCACCCTACCGCCCGAGCACGCGCCGGTGCTGGCGCAGGAGACGGGGCCGGTCTTCTTCGGCGGCGTGCACCAGGAGATCCTCGGCGCCCTGCCCGTGGTCCCGCACGTGATCGAGGCGTTCCGCCGCGGGGGCGGCGTGCCTCAGAGCGCGTACGGTGACGACTTTTATGAGGGCATCGAGCGCTTTACCGCCGGCTGGTTCGAAAATCTGCTGCTGCCCGTCTGGCTGCCGACGGTGCCCGCGGCTCAAGCGAAGCTCGAGCGTGGCTGTCGCGTGGCCGACGTGGGTTGCGGCCGCGGCAAGGCACTCACCGCGCTGGCACAGGCGTATCCGTCGGCGCGCTATACGGGCTACGACATGCACGGGCCGACGATCGCCCGGGCGACGGCGAACGCGACCGCCGCCGGCGTGGCCGACCGGGTGACCTTCGTCCAGCTCGACGCGGCTCATGGTCTTCCCGAGCAGTACGATCTGATCACCACCTTCGACGTGGTCCACGATGCGGTCGACCCGCGCGGTCTGCTGCGGTCAATTCGCCACGCGCTCAAGCCGAACGGCCTCTACCTCTGCCTGGAGATCAACTGCTCGGAGCGGCTGGAGGAGAACGCCGGGCCGTTGGGCGCCCTCTTCTACGGCTTCTCGGTCCTCTACTGCATGACCAGCTCACTGGCGGGCGGCGGCGAGGGGCTCGGCACGACTGGTCTGCCGGAGCCGACGCTGCAGGCGCTGTGCAAAGAGGCTGGTTTCGGGAGCGTGGAACGCGTGCCGCTGGAGAACCCGTTCAACAGCCTCTACGTTGCCAAACCGTAA